One window from the genome of Spirochaetota bacterium encodes:
- the yajC gene encoding preprotein translocase subunit YajC gives MTFNLITSAFAQGSDKMKGSDSFGILFPIIAMILIFYFLLIRPQQKKEKARKSMISAIKKGDKVLTVGGIYGVVVNEKDDDTVILKIADGTKVEFSKASIQSKVS, from the coding sequence ATGACTTTTAATCTAATAACATCAGCATTTGCACAGGGTAGTGATAAAATGAAGGGAAGCGATTCATTTGGTATTTTATTCCCGATTATTGCCATGATATTAATATTCTATTTCCTTTTAATCAGACCTCAGCAGAAAAAAGAAAAAGCCAGAAAAAGCATGATATCAGCAATAAAGAAAGGGGATAAGGTCTTAACAGTGGGTGGCATCTATGGGGTTGTAGTTAATGAAAAGGATGATGACACAGTGATTCTAAAAATAGCTGATGGAACAAAGGTAGAATTTTCTAAAGCATCGATACAGTCAAAAGTGTCATAA
- the secD gene encoding protein translocase subunit SecD, producing MIYKLIFILFIIVFSIILIFPTIGNKKMEIVLNLDASLNDIDAIKKRFSSGDYYVSKEDNKIIVEGINLNDAIMNEVKIFPGVKETEIVPHWAEKAVLAKKINLGLDLQGGMHLVLRANFGKIEKKMNKELTKSDKNEITQQALELLRNRIDKFGVSEPSIRPRGNEAIEIQLPGVKNPKIVKKVIGTTGRVEYRLVDGEYSKKANNWLKLNYKDEELPQSSDEQTLLLTKISRGIKLPRNLELLFFYKMNKEIKKIYPAHITALEKNVSLAGNDISKSWVGQDEYGRLAVHFTTTPDGASKFAQVTSEKNHGKKLSIIIDDKVRSAPQINVQITTGQAVIQGDFTPDEVNTLARIIKEGALPVDLEIIEERTVGPSLGQDSIEFGINAIMIGFIGVMIFMIFYYKVAGIIADLGLMLNMIFMLALLSWLGFTLTLPGIAGFILTVGMAVDANVIIYERIKEELRNGKSIRMSVVNGFDRAFWTIFDANLTTLIAAFILSQFGTGPIKGFAVTLFIGIICSMFVALYITRFIYEIISLNKRVKKLRI from the coding sequence ATGATATATAAACTAATATTTATATTATTTATTATTGTCTTCTCAATTATCCTCATCTTCCCAACAATAGGGAATAAGAAGATGGAGATAGTGTTAAACCTAGATGCATCTCTTAATGATATTGATGCAATAAAAAAGAGATTCTCTAGTGGGGATTATTATGTAAGCAAAGAAGATAATAAAATAATCGTTGAGGGAATCAATTTAAATGATGCAATAATGAATGAGGTTAAAATATTCCCTGGGGTTAAGGAGACAGAGATTGTTCCTCATTGGGCGGAGAAGGCTGTTCTTGCAAAGAAAATCAATTTAGGTCTCGACCTTCAGGGTGGAATGCATCTGGTTCTTAGGGCTAATTTCGGTAAAATTGAAAAAAAGATGAATAAGGAATTAACCAAGAGCGATAAGAATGAGATTACTCAGCAAGCCCTTGAGTTGTTGAGAAACAGAATCGACAAATTCGGCGTATCTGAACCATCGATACGTCCAAGGGGAAACGAAGCAATCGAGATACAATTGCCGGGTGTAAAGAATCCCAAGATCGTAAAAAAGGTAATTGGCACAACCGGCAGGGTTGAATATAGGCTCGTTGACGGTGAATATTCTAAGAAGGCAAATAATTGGCTGAAGTTAAATTACAAGGATGAAGAACTCCCTCAATCTTCTGATGAACAGACTCTATTATTAACAAAAATCTCCAGAGGAATAAAACTCCCGCGAAACCTTGAATTATTATTTTTTTATAAAATGAATAAGGAGATAAAAAAAATATACCCTGCGCACATAACTGCTCTTGAAAAAAATGTATCTCTCGCTGGCAATGATATAAGCAAGTCATGGGTTGGACAGGATGAATATGGAAGGCTAGCGGTTCATTTTACAACCACACCTGATGGCGCAAGCAAATTTGCACAGGTAACGTCAGAGAAAAACCATGGGAAAAAGCTTTCCATTATAATTGATGATAAAGTGAGAAGCGCACCACAGATCAACGTTCAGATCACAACAGGGCAGGCTGTTATTCAAGGTGATTTCACACCTGACGAGGTGAACACTCTAGCACGGATAATCAAGGAAGGAGCCCTACCCGTTGATCTGGAAATAATCGAAGAGAGAACAGTTGGTCCTTCACTTGGCCAAGATTCGATTGAATTCGGAATAAATGCAATTATGATTGGTTTTATTGGAGTAATGATCTTTATGATTTTCTATTATAAAGTTGCTGGAATAATAGCTGATCTCGGTCTTATGCTCAATATGATATTCATGCTTGCGCTCCTTTCCTGGCTCGGTTTTACCCTTACACTGCCTGGTATTGCAGGTTTTATACTCACAGTAGGTATGGCGGTTGATGCAAATGTTATTATATACGAAAGGATTAAGGAAGAGCTTCGAAATGGCAAATCAATCAGAATGTCTGTTGTAAATGGTTTTGATAGAGCATTTTGGACAATCTTTGACGCTAACCTTACAACGCTAATCGCAGCCTTTATACTCTCTCAGTTTGGGACAGGCCCTATTAAGGGTTTTGCCGTTACACTTTTTATCGGAATAATCTGCAGCATGTTTGTGGCCTTATATATAACAAGGTTCATCTATGAGATCATCTCATTAAATAAAAGGGTGAAAAAATTAAGAATATAG
- a CDS encoding L,D-transpeptidase yields the protein MIRTIILFISLIIISCNSREEIIKRTFQGYNGRYLIYVCKSDYTLKVYDRDFRIMTDYKIGYGLNPDKRPKLYSGDKRTPEGVYRIIEILSMDADKNSNAYKKLKSMNQVYFRAKDGHYKFGKKDIDLGDNAYGPRFFRLDYPNLNDKHRYKDALQNRELPLINQRTPSIGSGIAIHGNNDITSIGHLSSSGCIRMYNDDIVELGEYIQIHTPVIISRK from the coding sequence ATGATTAGAACTATTATACTCTTTATATCCCTCATAATTATATCATGCAACAGCAGAGAGGAGATTATTAAGAGGACATTTCAAGGCTATAATGGAAGATATCTCATCTATGTATGTAAAAGTGATTATACACTTAAGGTATATGACAGGGATTTCCGAATTATGACAGATTACAAAATTGGTTATGGTCTAAATCCTGATAAAAGACCAAAGCTATATTCTGGCGATAAGCGTACACCTGAGGGTGTATATCGAATCATTGAAATATTGAGCATGGATGCTGACAAAAATTCCAATGCCTATAAAAAGCTTAAGTCAATGAATCAGGTCTATTTTCGGGCTAAGGATGGTCATTATAAGTTTGGGAAAAAAGATATTGATCTCGGTGATAACGCCTATGGCCCTAGATTCTTTCGACTGGATTATCCCAACCTGAATGATAAGCATAGATACAAAGATGCCTTGCAAAATCGCGAGCTTCCTTTAATAAACCAAAGGACACCCTCGATTGGTTCAGGAATTGCTATACATGGCAATAATGATATTACATCTATAGGGCATCTCTCTTCTAGCGGTTGTATCAGAATGTATAATGATGATATTGTTGAACTTGGGGAATATATACAAATCCATACACCGGTGATTATTTCTCGTAAGTAA
- the ribD gene encoding bifunctional diaminohydroxyphosphoribosylaminopyrimidine deaminase/5-amino-6-(5-phosphoribosylamino)uracil reductase RibD, protein MGYITSDRDRGYMEKALQLAFSALGKTSPNPSVGAVIVKNNKIISTGSTSPCGQEHAEVVAIRNAGIDIDGSELYVSLEPCSHHGRTPPCTDAIIHSKITRVFIPLLDPNPLVAGNGLARLRKAGVEVVLLSEMADYASDLIRHFKKYILHNKGYIIHKSAITIDGKIATREGDSKWITSEYSRYIVHRLRAIVDAIIIGKNTLQMDNPTLNVRLGSFSDEVIKYFENSNIKIIGRDSLFLKMLFEVGNRVEDRTSSRMIVGLPEQIDFTKNIFFDDNFFFFVNERVKDSLIERDDYNIIKKLIRDNKILFIAGNTGKEQIINIVDTLSQLGKVMVMLEGGGRLAGSFYDAGEIDQLLYFTSPKVIGKGISPIEGEGVSSIQDSLKLYDISAAMIKEDILYNAYKEPFHYNMR, encoded by the coding sequence ATGGGATATATAACATCAGATAGAGATAGAGGTTATATGGAGAAGGCTCTCCAATTGGCTTTCTCAGCATTGGGTAAGACATCTCCCAATCCATCTGTAGGAGCTGTTATAGTAAAGAATAACAAGATTATTTCAACTGGCAGCACATCCCCCTGTGGACAGGAGCATGCTGAAGTTGTAGCAATAAGGAATGCTGGTATAGATATAGATGGTTCTGAACTCTATGTCTCCCTTGAACCCTGCTCTCATCATGGGAGGACCCCACCATGCACAGATGCTATAATTCACTCGAAGATTACTAGGGTCTTCATACCTCTCCTCGATCCTAATCCCTTAGTTGCGGGGAATGGCTTAGCAAGGCTGCGTAAGGCTGGTGTGGAGGTCGTATTGCTCTCAGAAATGGCAGATTATGCATCGGATCTAATAAGGCATTTTAAGAAATATATTTTACATAACAAGGGATACATTATTCATAAATCTGCAATTACCATTGATGGGAAGATCGCAACAAGAGAGGGAGACTCAAAGTGGATAACATCCGAATATTCGAGATATATTGTTCACAGATTGAGGGCAATTGTTGATGCTATCATAATTGGGAAAAATACCCTGCAGATGGATAATCCTACACTAAATGTTCGATTGGGTTCATTCTCAGATGAAGTGATAAAATACTTTGAAAATTCGAATATTAAAATAATAGGGAGGGACAGCCTCTTCTTGAAAATGCTCTTTGAAGTAGGCAATAGAGTAGAGGATAGAACCTCAAGTAGAATGATAGTAGGATTACCGGAGCAGATAGATTTCACCAAGAATATCTTTTTTGATGATAATTTTTTCTTTTTTGTAAATGAAAGAGTGAAGGATAGCCTTATAGAGCGTGATGATTATAATATTATAAAAAAACTAATCAGAGATAATAAAATCTTATTTATTGCTGGCAATACTGGAAAAGAACAGATTATCAATATTGTTGATACACTATCACAACTCGGAAAGGTGATGGTTATGTTAGAGGGAGGTGGAAGGTTAGCGGGATCCTTCTATGATGCAGGTGAAATTGACCAATTATTATATTTCACATCTCCAAAGGTGATAGGCAAAGGGATATCCCCTATTGAGGGAGAAGGTGTGAGTTCAATTCAGGATTCATTAAAACTCTATGATATCTCCGCGGCTATGATAAAGGAGGATATCCTCTACAATGCATACAAAGAACCCTTTCATTATAATATGAGGTGA
- the secF gene encoding protein translocase subunit SecF: protein MEKNIEFLKYRYIAIVLSITIFILFLVLGFIRGGMNWGIDFVGGVKIIAKFEKSVDITKIRTELGNQNVTALVQQIGKEEQNEYIIATKLLNNEEASEDRSNTIKEALTKVFNVEFLSTETVGPAIGDFLRQSALKLFVVALVLITLYLSFRFEFKYSVGAIAALLHDIMLSIAFCGMTGVEISIPIVAAFLFIFGYSVNDTIVIFDRIRENVEVKSKQTFFEVINRSISQSISRTLLTSLTTMFAVLALYILGGDVINDFALVLLFGVIIGTFSSIYIASPILLAWERFSTK from the coding sequence TTGGAAAAAAATATTGAGTTTCTTAAATACAGATACATTGCTATTGTACTATCCATAACGATTTTTATACTCTTCTTAGTACTTGGTTTCATTAGAGGCGGAATGAACTGGGGGATTGATTTTGTGGGAGGAGTCAAGATAATAGCCAAGTTTGAGAAAAGTGTAGATATTACAAAAATTCGAACAGAATTGGGCAATCAGAATGTAACTGCTCTGGTGCAACAGATTGGCAAAGAGGAGCAGAATGAATATATTATTGCGACAAAATTGCTAAACAATGAGGAGGCCTCAGAGGATAGGTCAAATACCATAAAAGAAGCTTTAACTAAAGTCTTTAATGTGGAATTTCTGAGTACTGAGACGGTAGGACCCGCAATCGGTGATTTTCTAAGACAGTCTGCATTAAAACTCTTTGTTGTAGCACTCGTCTTAATTACACTCTATCTCTCCTTTCGTTTTGAATTTAAATATTCAGTTGGTGCAATTGCTGCACTTCTGCATGATATCATGCTATCAATTGCCTTCTGTGGTATGACCGGGGTAGAGATCAGTATTCCAATTGTTGCTGCCTTCCTATTTATATTTGGTTATTCTGTTAATGATACTATTGTCATCTTTGATAGAATACGAGAAAATGTTGAGGTAAAATCAAAACAAACATTTTTTGAAGTTATAAACAGATCAATCTCACAGTCAATATCCAGAACACTGCTTACATCCCTTACTACTATGTTTGCTGTTTTAGCTCTCTATATTCTTGGCGGAGATGTAATCAATGACTTTGCGCTTGTTTTGCTCTTTGGCGTTATCATCGGTACTTTTTCTTCAATCTATATTGCTTCACCAATACTTCTCGCTTGGGAGAGATTCTCCACAAAATAG